A stretch of DNA from Noviherbaspirillum sedimenti:
CCTCGGAATGCGCGGTACAAACGTGAAAGAAGGACTTGCAATGCTCCTCGCCGGAAAAAGCCGCCATCGGGTAAGCGCACAGCAGGGAAAAAGCATAATCTTTGGCGAGATCATTCCACAGTTGTTCGAGGCGGATTGCCGCTGCGTGATTTTCCGTTGCGTACAACAAGGCCGCCATTTCGCCAAAAGCGCGCACGCGACGGCTGCCGTTCGCCGATGCCTGCGTGAGAATGTCGCCCATGACCTCCCTGAAGCGCTGCTCATGCGGCCTGCCGTCAATCATGAATTTTGACAGCAGGCTTTCTGCTTCCAGTGCAATATAATTTTCTTGATCCGAGCTTATCCGCAAGCTTTTCTCAAGCGCCTGCAGATGGACAGCGGTCGCAATGACGATACCTGCGGCTCCGGCATCCAGGCCCGCGCTGATAAAGTCTGAAACTTTTTCTATGAGAAATTGATCATTCTCGTAAAATTGAACGACATGTTCCGCCATCACGCCTCCCGCGCAACTTCACACAGTAACGTAAGTGCCATGCAAAACTCTTCTAACTGGCAAGTATATCTGCAATTTCAAATTTGTGAGTTGCATCCATTCGTATCTTGACCGACAAGACCGGCGAGAATTTTCCGAGATGCCCGGCGCATTTTTAGTTACACAGCTTGTTCACGGAAATTCTTGGGAGTTGTGCCCGTAAGACGCTTGAAAACCGTTGTAAGATGAGCTTGGTCACCGAATCCTAAGCAGGTGCTGAGTTCCCCGATGGACATAGGGCTGTGTGCGAGCAATTCCTTTGCCCGTGCAACTCGACGCTCCATGACGTAGCGATGTGGTGTCAGTCCGGTGCTGAGCTTAAACATCCTGCTGAAGTGGTAGTCGCTAAATCCTGCGACAGTAGCTATGTCCGTGAGACCAAGCTCGGCGCCAATATTTTCCTCAATGAAATCTATCACTCGGCGAAGTCGCCATGCGGGTAGCCCCGTTTTTTCACCGGGCAGATTCAGTGGGTGAGATGAATAGCAGGTGACTAATCTTGCCGCTAGAGCAATAGCCAATGATTCGCCGTAAAGCCGTCCGGACGAGAACCCGCTCCGGCATTCTGCAAGGATGGCAAGCCCAATTTGTCGAATCTGTGCATCCTGCACGTAACTGGAACGCATCAACTCGAATCTTGATGGAACGCTGCGCAGCTCTCCAAGTACTCGCTGGAATGTCGACTCTGAAGGCATGAGAAATAGTACATTCAACGGATCCCTCCAGCGAGCCCCCGTCAATGAACCAAGAGGGTCGATGTGGATCACGCCCTCTACTGAGCCTGTCTCATAGAGACTTCGTGCGCCAAGTCGTTGAACTGCGATGTGTTGATCTACCAGAGGCTGTACGATTGTCGTGCGGCCGATGTAACAGTCTTCCATTTCGCACGGCGCGACCAGTACATGCTCGGCAGACAATGCGTCGTCCCATGGCGCACCGTGGCTTGATACTTTGATATCGAGGCTGTCGATGAAAGGGCGCAATACACCAGATGGAGTGTTGCGCACCTGCACTCGCGTTTGAACTGGGCTGAGTTGCGACATCGAACAGCGTGGAGACGAAAATTGAGATTTTAAGAGTAATGCATTTGCAGGAAAGATGCAATGGACGTGCCTTCTCTTGGATTTTTTGCGAAGCTTCGCTCCACGCCTTCCGGCGAGCTTCACCCGTTTCCCAATCTTGGTTTCTCTTTGGTGCAGCCTAAGTATTTTGCACGCCAGGATTCTTGTACCTGACTGCTGCTACCTGTTTCTTGCATCATTTCGCCGGCGGTGCACGACCGTCGATTGATTGAAGTGCAATTCAGCCGCAATTGGTCGAGTGTTCTTTCCCAACATCGCCATGAGCCGAACACTGGCGCGCTTGCCTCCATTAGTGGCCACCCGCTTTGACAGCGGCAACCCCACCTTCCGTAACTTACCCTACTTGACTCGCACGAAAACCTTCCGGGTGGTGTGGCGCGTGTCCATTCAGCGATGCAGAGAGGTCATGCCGGCATACCAAGGGCGCTATTAACACACAGCAATAGCCCTTTACTCAGGCCGGATACAAGAAAAACCGAGTGCCGTGGAAATGCGCAGTTTTTAGCAAAATAAAACAAGCAAGAGCAAAAATCTGCAAGAGATAGGCGGAGTCAATATGTACTCTCTCCGTTAAGCCATTCGGCGTACTACAAAGAAAAATGGAGATGAGAATTGCCCAAAGGGTCAAAACCATATAGATGAAGACGAATTTCTCGGAAATTCTCACTCATGCCTGAAGGTGACCGCTCGAATGGCTCGACAGGTGACTTGTCGAGCTGGGGGCGAGCATCAGCTCCATGGGGGCTTGTCGCGAACCGTGCCCATTTACCACTCAACATATCGACACTATCGATTTGTCATTGCTGGAAGTGATGACGGTGATATAGCACAGTCGATTGATAACCGGGTGAGCTGGCCATAGGCTTGCATTGTTGGTTGTGAATTAGGGTGCTGGGGAAAACCCTGATCGTAGCAAAAGAAATTTCAGTGCGGGAGAGACTGGACTTAAATACTTTTTCTAACCGGTAGCACATTCTTATAACTAGATAATTAGTAGGAGACAAAATGACAAATCTGCAGTCCCACTACCGCTTCACCACGCACCGTGTAGTAAAGCGGAAGGCAATCGCTCTCGCCATCACCGGAGCCTTTATGAGCATTGGCTCATCCGTCAATGCATTCACCATCGAGACGGATACGCCTGGCCTCAAGATGACATGGGATAACACGATCAAATACAGCAATGCATTTCGGGTCAAGGGCCAAAATCCGGTCCTGCTAGGCAATCCCAATGCAGATGATGGTAATCGCAATTTCAATAAGGGGGTGATTAGCAACAGGCTCGACATTCTGAGCGAATTTGACGTTCAGTATGAGGACATGGGAGCGCGTATCAGCGGTGCGGCATGGTACGACAGTGTGTACAACCGCAGTAATGACAATCCCGGCTTTGCTGGGGGAGCTTTCCCCAATAATAGCTCGCGGCCATACAACAACTTCACTGAACGCACCAGGGATCTCCACGGCCAAAAGGCAGAGCTCCTCGATGCGTTCGTATTTACCCGCTTTGATTTGGGGGATTCCCGGGCATTGGTGCGCCTCGGCCAGCATGGAATGGTTTGGGGGGAGAGCCTCTTTTATGGGGGCAATGCAATTGCCGGGGGAATGGCGCCAGTTGACGTCACGAAGTTGATTTCCGTGCCGGGCACCCAATTCAAGGAAGCGATCCGCCCTGTACCTCAGGTGTCCGGGCAAATCCAACTGACGCCGAATCTCGCATTAGGCGCCTACTACCAGTTCCGCTATCAGTCGAACCGGCTGCCAGCCGTAGGGAGTTATTTTTCCCAGGTCGATACCAATGTCGATGGTGGAGAACAGATACTGCTGGGCCCATTAGGTGCAGCACCGCGGCAGGCAGACCTTCTGCCGAAAGATTCCGGCCAAGGTGGTGTGCAGCTTCGTTTCCGGCATGCTGATACAGACTACGGTCTATATGCAATTCGCTTCCACGATAAATCGCCGCAACTGGTCACGAACCTGATCAATTTGACGCCGGGTGGTGCCCCTACACTTGTTCCGGGTAGCTACTACGTGACCTACCAACAGAAAATCACTGCGATGGGCGTCAGCGCGAGCCGCACATTCGGCCCTGCAAACATCGCGGTGGAGGCGTCAATTCGCAACAATCAGGACCTGGCAAGTGCCGGTCACGCTGTCGATGTGAGCCGTGCTTTTGGGTCCCCGGCAACGAATAACACGAATAATCCTTCTTACGCTGTCGGGCGTACTGCGCACGTCAACGTATCCATGCTCTGGAGTATGGATCCGACGGTTCTCTTTCGAGAAGCCAACGTCGCAGCGGAGCTTGCCTGGAACCGGGTCTTGAGCTGTAAAACCAACTGCTCGGTGTTTGACCCGCAAACTCGTCAAGGCGTGATTGACAATAACGCTACCCGTGATGCTGTGGCGCTGCGCATCTTGTTTGAGCCGAAGTACCGGCAGGCGCTGCCAGGCCTGGACCTGAGTGTGCCGATCAGTATCGGTTTTGCCCCACATGGATCACGGTCCATGGCGCTCGGTTCAGGAGCGTTCCCCGCAGATGGGGGCGGTGATCTGACGATCGGTGTGAACGGCAACTATCTCGACGCCTGGCAATTCAGCCTCGCCTACACGCACTACTACGGGGGCGCGAAGACTTTCCTCGACAGCAATAACTCGTTCAGCTATGGCCAGAGTCTGAAGGACCGCGATTTCGTGGCCTTCTCTCTGCGCCGCACTTTCTAATTACTCACAATATTCACGGAGACAACATGAATAGTAAAAACGTCATATGGCAGGCTGCAGTAGTGGCGCTTGGCGGCGCGCTTTCGTTCGGCGCTTTGGCTGCAGTGCCAGCAAGCGAGGCTGAACAACTGAAAAGCACCTTAACACCCTTCGGCGCAGAGAAGGCGGGTAACAAGGATGGAAGCATTCCTGCCTGGAGTGGGGGCTACACGACGGCCATTTCGGGCTTCAAAAACGGTGGCCGACGTGACGACCCGTTTGCCGAAGACAAACCTCTTTTCAGTATCACTGCGAAGAACGTCAATCAATACGCTGACAAGTTGACGGACGGCGCCAAAGCACTTTTCCAGAAATATCCGGGGACGTACCGCATTGATGTCTATCCCACGAGAAGGACCGCAGCCGCTCCACAGTGGGTGTATGACAACACGTTCAAGAACGCCACACGTGCAAAGATTGTTGAGGGGCCGCTCGGAGCGATACCGGAGGGCGCATATGGCGGCATTCCATTCCCGATTCCCAAGACGGGCGTGGAAGTGCTCTGGAATCATTTGCTGCGCTGGCGCGGGGAGTCGATCTCTTACTTGATGCAAGGCGTACTTGGTACAGCAGACGGCCGCAAAGTCATGACCGTTGATGCGCAAGCCAATCAGCAAATGCCTTACTACGCCAAAGATGGATCAGTCGACAAATTCGGTGGCGATTATTGGACGTTACGCGTGATGAATAGCGGTCCCGCGGTGCGAGCTGGGGAGGGGATTGTTGCCCGGTTCAATGTGAATGGGGAAGAGCAGACCTGGGTTTATCTTCCAGGGCAGCGGCGTGTTCGCAAGCTCCCGAATGCCTGCTGTGATACCCCAACACCCGCGACAGCCGGCGTAATGAGCGTCGACGATATCGAGGTCTTTGCCGGTCCCAACGGGCGTTTTAACTGGAAGCTGTTAGGGAAAAAGGAAATGATCATTCCCTACAACAGCAATAAGCTGTTGAAGCCGACCAAACAGGACGAAGTGCTTAGTCAGCACCACATCAATCCGGACGTCATGCGTTGGGAATTACACCGGGTCTGGGTCGTGGAAGCTGAGCTCAAAGAGGGTAAACGCCACCAGGCACCGAAGAGCAAGTATTACTTCGATGAAGATACCTGGAATGGTGTTTTGGCTGACCGCTGGGACGCTAACGGTCAGTTATGGAAAACGATGTGGATGAGTTCCATCGTCATGCCCGATCTTCCGGCAACTTCATCTGCAACGTTCGGCTTCTACGATCTTGTAACTGGAACGTCCTACACTAACGTGCTGGTTAATGAAAAGTCGACGCAGTTCAAAGTCATGCCGCGCTATCCCGATTCAGTGTTCACACCTGACGGGCTCATCACCGAAAGCATTCGCTAAATTTCCTCTCCAGGCGCCGGCCCCCTGGGCCGGCGCGCGCATCAAATGAGAACGACATAGTATGACTTTTTCACGAATTTTCACGATTGCAGTGTTGTTTGCGATTTTTGCAATCTCGCGGGGGGCGATAAGCGCTCCGCAGTCTTCCACTGATCCACTGCGGCGAGAAGCCACACTCGCGCCGAAGGCGAGTCATGCGGTAATGCTTGCGGTCGCAACCGCCGGCAACCGCATTATCGCTGCGGGCGAGCGGGGAATTATTCTGCTATCGGACAATGGAGCAAAGACCTGGAAACAGGCCAAGGTGCCGGTCTCGGTTACGCTCACCGCACTTGCATTCCCGACCCCATCCGAAGGCTGGGCCGTCGGCCATGGTGGAGTCGTACTGCATACCAGGGATGGCGGACTAAGCTGGGTCCATCAGTTGGATGGACGTGCCGGTGCTGAAATTGAGCTGAAGGCAGCACAGGAAAGCGGAGATCAAGCCCGCTTGAGAGACGCGGAACGGCTCGTGGCCGACGGTCCGGACAAACCCTTCCTGGCGGTGCATTTCTGGGACGCGCAGCGTGGATTTGCCATTGGCGCGTACGGCATGGCCTACGGAACCGAAGATGGCGGCGCGACATGGTCTTCGTGGCGTGCTCGCATGGACAACCCGAAGAGCCTGCATCTCAATGCGCTGTACGTCAAGGGCAGGACCGTCTTCCTGGTCGGCGAACAAGGGCTTATCCTGCGCTCAACCAATGGCGGTACACATTTTAACCCGATACCCACTCCTTACCGCGGCAGTTGGTTTTCCGTTGGCGGAATCGGCGACCGGATCATCATCGCCGGACTCCGCGGTCAAATCTACCGGTCCGATGCTAACGGGGAAGAGTGGACGCCAAGTAGCATTGATGTGCCGATCACAATTGGGCAGACGCTCGTAACCAGGGGCGGTGGAATCCTTTTCGTCAACCAGGCCGGGGCGCTACTTGCCAGCACTGATCAAGCGAACTCATTGAATCGATTGCCGTCATTGGAAGTCGCTCCAATCACCGCAGTCGCACAGTCCCCTGATGGCAGTCTGTTTGCTGCCACTTATGCCGGCCCAGTACGGTTGCCTATCACCGAAGCCAATGGCTTCCGCATTCGTCAATAAATCTCAATGCAAACTTCAGCGTCCACAAAAAACGAGGCGAGCACCGATCTCGCTGCATTCGACCGCCACTCCGGTTCCTTGTTGGAGCGTGCGCTGTTCAACCACCGTCTCATTGTCTTGATACTGTGCCTGTTCGTCACAATCGTGCTCGGCTTGCAAATTCCACGGCTCCAACTGAACGCGAGCTTCGAGAAAATGATCCCGACGGACCATCCGTATATCGCAAACTACCTGAAGTATCGTGGCGATTTGAGCGGCCTTGGCAATGCGGTTCGCCTTGTCGTGGTGGCAAAAAATGGAACGATCTACGACGCGCATTACCTGGACGTTCTACGCAGGCTTAGCGATGATGTCTTTCTATTGCCAGGAGTCGATCGTACATACATGAAGTCGCTGTGGACGCCGACGACAAGATGGGTCAGCGTCACAGAGGAGGGCCTGGAAGGCGGTCCGGTGATCCCTGACGACTACGACGCCTCCGCCAATTCTATTGAGCGCTTGAAGCGCAATGTGGATCGATCCAACGAGATCGGCCAACTGGTCGCGCGTGATCAGCGGTCAAGCATCATTTATGTCCCTCTTCTCGCGAAGACCCAGGACGGCAAGCCGCTCGACTATGCTGCCTTCTCCTTGGGCCTCGAGAAATTGCGGAAAAATTATGGCGGTGAAGTCGTTGATATCAGGATCACTGGCTTCGCCAAGGTGGTCGGCGATCTCATTGACGGATTACGGGGTATCCTCGGGTTCTTCATTGCCGCTATCGCCATTACCACGGGAATGCTTTATCTGTACACCCGCTGCATTCGCAGCACGGTGTTGGTGGTTTCTTGTTCCCTCATCGCCGTTGTCTGGCAACTGGGGCTGCTACCGCTGCTTGGCTATGAATTGGATCCGTACTCGGTCCTGGTGCCGTTCCTGGTGTTCGCAATCGGGATGAGTCATGGTGCACAGAAGATGAATGGCATCATGCAGGACATCGGACGCGGGATGCACAATGTCGTTGCAGCGCGCTTTACTTTCCGGCGCCTGTTTCTGGCGGGGCTTATGGCATTGCTGGCCGATGCAGTCGGATTTGCCGTGCTCATGTTGATTAACATCGAGGTGATTCGCGATCTGGCATTGATCGCGAGTCTTGGCGTGGCCGTACTGATTTTTACAAACCTCATCCTGCTCCCGATTCTGCTGAGTTTCCTCGGCGTGAGTCGCACTGCTGCGGCGCGCAGC
This window harbors:
- a CDS encoding helix-turn-helix domain-containing protein, which encodes MSQLSPVQTRVQVRNTPSGVLRPFIDSLDIKVSSHGAPWDDALSAEHVLVAPCEMEDCYIGRTTIVQPLVDQHIAVQRLGARSLYETGSVEGVIHIDPLGSLTGARWRDPLNVLFLMPSESTFQRVLGELRSVPSRFELMRSSYVQDAQIRQIGLAILAECRSGFSSGRLYGESLAIALAARLVTCYSSHPLNLPGEKTGLPAWRLRRVIDFIEENIGAELGLTDIATVAGFSDYHFSRMFKLSTGLTPHRYVMERRVARAKELLAHSPMSIGELSTCLGFGDQAHLTTVFKRLTGTTPKNFREQAV
- a CDS encoding DUF1302 domain-containing protein, which translates into the protein MTNLQSHYRFTTHRVVKRKAIALAITGAFMSIGSSVNAFTIETDTPGLKMTWDNTIKYSNAFRVKGQNPVLLGNPNADDGNRNFNKGVISNRLDILSEFDVQYEDMGARISGAAWYDSVYNRSNDNPGFAGGAFPNNSSRPYNNFTERTRDLHGQKAELLDAFVFTRFDLGDSRALVRLGQHGMVWGESLFYGGNAIAGGMAPVDVTKLISVPGTQFKEAIRPVPQVSGQIQLTPNLALGAYYQFRYQSNRLPAVGSYFSQVDTNVDGGEQILLGPLGAAPRQADLLPKDSGQGGVQLRFRHADTDYGLYAIRFHDKSPQLVTNLINLTPGGAPTLVPGSYYVTYQQKITAMGVSASRTFGPANIAVEASIRNNQDLASAGHAVDVSRAFGSPATNNTNNPSYAVGRTAHVNVSMLWSMDPTVLFREANVAAELAWNRVLSCKTNCSVFDPQTRQGVIDNNATRDAVALRILFEPKYRQALPGLDLSVPISIGFAPHGSRSMALGSGAFPADGGGDLTIGVNGNYLDAWQFSLAYTHYYGGAKTFLDSNNSFSYGQSLKDRDFVAFSLRRTF
- a CDS encoding DUF1329 domain-containing protein; translated protein: MNSKNVIWQAAVVALGGALSFGALAAVPASEAEQLKSTLTPFGAEKAGNKDGSIPAWSGGYTTAISGFKNGGRRDDPFAEDKPLFSITAKNVNQYADKLTDGAKALFQKYPGTYRIDVYPTRRTAAAPQWVYDNTFKNATRAKIVEGPLGAIPEGAYGGIPFPIPKTGVEVLWNHLLRWRGESISYLMQGVLGTADGRKVMTVDAQANQQMPYYAKDGSVDKFGGDYWTLRVMNSGPAVRAGEGIVARFNVNGEEQTWVYLPGQRRVRKLPNACCDTPTPATAGVMSVDDIEVFAGPNGRFNWKLLGKKEMIIPYNSNKLLKPTKQDEVLSQHHINPDVMRWELHRVWVVEAELKEGKRHQAPKSKYYFDEDTWNGVLADRWDANGQLWKTMWMSSIVMPDLPATSSATFGFYDLVTGTSYTNVLVNEKSTQFKVMPRYPDSVFTPDGLITESIR
- a CDS encoding WD40/YVTN/BNR-like repeat-containing protein; translated protein: MTFSRIFTIAVLFAIFAISRGAISAPQSSTDPLRREATLAPKASHAVMLAVATAGNRIIAAGERGIILLSDNGAKTWKQAKVPVSVTLTALAFPTPSEGWAVGHGGVVLHTRDGGLSWVHQLDGRAGAEIELKAAQESGDQARLRDAERLVADGPDKPFLAVHFWDAQRGFAIGAYGMAYGTEDGGATWSSWRARMDNPKSLHLNALYVKGRTVFLVGEQGLILRSTNGGTHFNPIPTPYRGSWFSVGGIGDRIIIAGLRGQIYRSDANGEEWTPSSIDVPITIGQTLVTRGGGILFVNQAGALLASTDQANSLNRLPSLEVAPITAVAQSPDGSLFAATYAGPVRLPITEANGFRIRQ
- a CDS encoding efflux RND transporter permease subunit, coding for MQTSASTKNEASTDLAAFDRHSGSLLERALFNHRLIVLILCLFVTIVLGLQIPRLQLNASFEKMIPTDHPYIANYLKYRGDLSGLGNAVRLVVVAKNGTIYDAHYLDVLRRLSDDVFLLPGVDRTYMKSLWTPTTRWVSVTEEGLEGGPVIPDDYDASANSIERLKRNVDRSNEIGQLVARDQRSSIIYVPLLAKTQDGKPLDYAAFSLGLEKLRKNYGGEVVDIRITGFAKVVGDLIDGLRGILGFFIAAIAITTGMLYLYTRCIRSTVLVVSCSLIAVVWQLGLLPLLGYELDPYSVLVPFLVFAIGMSHGAQKMNGIMQDIGRGMHNVVAARFTFRRLFLAGLMALLADAVGFAVLMLINIEVIRDLALIASLGVAVLIFTNLILLPILLSFLGVSRTAAARSLREEVAEENGAAQPALWRFLDLFTRRRGASVAVILSAGLTLAGVIVSAHLKIGDLDPGAPELRPDSRYNRDSAYLTEHYGASNDVLAVMVKTPEQECSNVDTLMKVDRLEWELAQLPGVEATNSLARLNRSMSAGLNEGNPKWYDVLYSQSMANTITAGAPRGLYNETCNLLTVYAYLKDHKADTLTSVVDAVEKFASVHNTPDVQFMLAAGNAGIEAATNIVVKKANRDMLLWVYGAVVVLCFITFRSWRAVICTVIPLAVTSILCEALMVALGIGVKVSTLPVIALGVGIGVDYALYVMSILLARLREGASLSEAYRTALRFTGKVVLLTGVTLAIGVLTWVLSPIKFQSDMGILLAFMFLWNMVGALVLLPALAHFLLKPQPQPLKELGVPRLRELAV